The genomic DNA CCCACACGGCGTCCACCGCGCATTTTGTCGGAGTCGCGGTCAATGCCCTTGCGACGGGGGCGCCCGCGGGGATTGCGTTGCGGACGTTCGACAACACCTCGGAAGCGCGGAAATGGCTACAGGATTTCGAGGTTCAATTGCGTCCCACCACTCCGACGATCCTGATCGTTGATGATGCCGACGACACACGGGAGCTGCTGGCCCACCTGCTTCTACGCGAGGGCTACGAGACGCTCTCGGTGCCGGGTCCCGCCGAGGCGATGGCGCTTCTCGAGAAGGTCAGGCCATCGCTCGTGATCCTGGACTTTAGTATGCCCCAGAAAAGTGGGTTGGACGTGTTCGCCGAGATCCGAAGCGACGCGCGACTTCGAAATGTTCCGGTGATCATGTATAGCGCCAACGATTCCGCCAGGGAATCGGCGATGCGGGCCGGCATTGATGCGTTTATTCTCAAAGGCTCCATGGACTGGTCGGCCCTCCACCGCGAAGTGGTCCGGCTCGCCGGGCCGGGAACCCTGCACAAGTCACTGCCGGATGTTCCGCCGGCGCGGGCCAAGGATGCAGGATGATACGGGGACGATGGTGCGTTCATTCGCGGTTGGGCCGCGGCGAATCAAGGGAGTCACCATGATCTGGGTAGTCACCAATCATCCCGGCACCCGGCAGTCGCTGATGCCGCTGATTGCCGCCAAGGGATATCCCGTTGAGGAATTCGACTGCGGAGACGAGGTGCTCCGGCGGGTCCGCTTTCAAACCGTCGCACTCATCATCATCGACTGCGGCATCATGGGCAGCTTCGACATGTTGAAGGCGATCCGTGGCGAACCCCAATCGCGGACCATCCCCGTCGTCATGTTCAGCATCGATGATCAGAATCTCAAAGATAAGGCCCTCCTCGCCGGAGCGGACGCCTACGTCCCCAAGGGCTCGCTGGACTGGGCCGAACTGCTGGTCGAAGTCGTTCGCTTCGCCGGTCCACCGACCGGCCCAGGCAGCAATTGAGTCTGTGCTTCCTTTAATGTCGACCTAGCGTCGCGTATTCGGCGTGCCGCCGTATCATCGCGCGCGGATACGCGGGATTCCGACCGCAGCACGCGTACGGCAGGATAGAAAAGACGGTCGATGGGTTTCAAACCCCCGAATTCCACGCGCTCATCGTCAACAAAAAAGCCACCGCGATTCACGGTGGCGGGGTGATCTCCCCGAACGCAACCGTCTCGAACTTTGGCTACCTGCCAAAATGACTGGGTTTGGAGGCCAAAGCTGTTAACCAGAGAGCGCCCTAAAGCTCGACGACGGCCCCGGCGCGGTCAATGACCATGCGTACATTATACATCCGGTCCACGACGAAGTAATAGGCCTCGCTGGCAAACTGAGAGCGGGGCGGACTCAAGCCGAGTGGCAAGGCAAACGATGCGGCTCGGCAGTTTCTCGCTGTCCTTTGATAAGACACACTAGGCGATTAGCGGCGCCGAAGAATTACCCAACGGCCATCTGGGTGTCGAGGCAACGTCGCTAGTTAATTTCCCGAGCATAGTGTCTCGAATTGGCCTGC from Phycisphaerae bacterium includes the following:
- a CDS encoding response regulator, translated to MVRSFAVGPRRIKGVTMIWVVTNHPGTRQSLMPLIAAKGYPVEEFDCGDEVLRRVRFQTVALIIIDCGIMGSFDMLKAIRGEPQSRTIPVVMFSIDDQNLKDKALLAGADAYVPKGSLDWAELLVEVVRFAGPPTGPGSN
- a CDS encoding response regulator, translating into MPRKEVNGGADHVPPENTAIKRLRSQLETESGDSRKLLASPTDNPICSIQHDDSLPGLVVVWRDYATSRQLRFVYEYLLQLIELRNISKILYDDTALRTIAADDRSWILQDWMPRAVRAGFRASAHTASTAHFVGVAVNALATGAPAGIALRTFDNTSEARKWLQDFEVQLRPTTPTILIVDDADDTRELLAHLLLREGYETLSVPGPAEAMALLEKVRPSLVILDFSMPQKSGLDVFAEIRSDARLRNVPVIMYSANDSARESAMRAGIDAFILKGSMDWSALHREVVRLAGPGTLHKSLPDVPPARAKDAG